In the genome of Ficedula albicollis isolate OC2 chromosome 4A, FicAlb1.5, whole genome shotgun sequence, the window taagaGCCATTAAATTCACACCTTACATTACACTGAAAATCCTTTTGATTTTCTGGAGCAAATCCTGAAAGTTTTTTGTGCCACACCTAGGCACAGCTCTAAGAACAGGACAAGTAGCAGAACCTTCATATTCACTTTACTGGAGCACTTAGGAAACTGTTCCCTTAGACTACAGCAGTAGTCTACCAGCActtctgccagagctgtgcaagGTACCTCGCACCCCCAGTGCTGGCACCCAGGGCCAGTGCCTGCAGATGCCCTGTCTGAACTACATGTGGAGCTGGGCCATGACCTCAACACAGAcgagctgctgccagcacagctggaggggtgggaaatgactgcagggcagggctgtgtgaagcagagcagctccctggcccCAGCGAGGCCCTGCTGTGCCTTGGCTGAAGGGAAAGCACAgaggctggagctcctctgtgTTTGTCTGAGGAGCAGCGCATGGAGTTGTATGGGCACCACTGCGTCACGGACCTGCCTTGGCACTGTGCTTGGCAGGTGAGGCCttccccagtgcagagctgtgcctgtttTCCCTTGGACCTGCTGTGCACAGACTGCTCTCCTCCTGGGAAGTGGCTTCTCAAGCTCAgcatctgattttcttttccatagtGGTGTGCAGGCAAATTGACATCCAGTAACAATCCCACTGATGATAGATTTTTTGAACCagaatgtaataaaataaatataaataaaaaatatatataaataaaacaaaacaaaacaaaaccgTAACAAAGTTTAAACTGTGGGATGGCATAGTGCTGGATTGGGTTTCAGGCAGTAGCTGGTCCACAGCCAAGAAAGGGGAGATCTGGAGCATCAGAAATGGAAGTGCTGCATCCAAGTTTTTCAGGCATAGACATTGAACACATGCAGAAATGTCCACACACTTTGCACTTACTGCCATGCTGACACTAAAGAAATGAGATCCATAGTATTTAAGCTATCTAAACTGTGGGTTACCTAAAGAGAGAGCAGCTGCAAGGGTTTGGGAACATCAGACACCTGTTTTTATAAGCTACATGACTACACATTTCATAGACTCTATTTCTCCAAAGCACCTCTAAGTCCAAGGCATACTGTCAAAGCAGgtcttcagacaaaaaaaatgctatGCCAACACCAACAAGATCCTATCTTGAAAAGTTTAATCATTTACACTGACCAACACAAAGTTGGTAACAAAAACCAAGCTATGATATTTATACCAGCTAACCAACAGTTGTGAAACCTACCACAAATGTTTCTGGCATAGACCACACAATGGAAGGAGGAACAGCTTATTGGTCTAATGGGAGAATGGTACATGCTGCTCAAGAAGAATCAAAATATGAAActggaaaagcaacaaaaacaacatGGAGCTCTCAAGCCAGCACAAAAgttaaaatacatgaaaatttaCATAGCTAACTCAAAAGCATTGTGTAAGTCATCATATATTCTACTTttaccccccaaaaaaagcttTCCAGTGTTACCTCAGAAGTGCAACACTCTTGTGGGCTCTCTGGTTGAGACAATGATTGTGGCTGAACAGAGAAAGAAGTAAAGAGGTACTAGGCTAAGGCATCCCAAAGCATTTAAGAGAGACATGAAAACAAGTGTATATTTAGGACCTAAAAGACACCTGGAATAGCATAGGCATTTCAtacaaggtttttaaaaaaatacttttagatAATACTTATACTGTACACAACAGGACTTTTAAACAATATATTACACTGCTAAAAATGTTCATATAAATACTATACAGGCAAGTGTGCAACCAACCTGTTAGGAAGGTTCACAAATTAGACAACCACATATTTCTGGAAAAGCACTCAGATTATCTTCAAGATTTCTGATTCGTGTAATCCAAGCCACTGATTCAGCAATACCTATTTTAAAGGAACTGGGACAAGGCATGAGATGAAATACATCTGTCTGCTGATGACCAATTCAAGTTTAATATGCTACCGTCATCTTAATCTGGCATATCAATGTTTAACTTGGGAGGTGGAATCACATATTTTCCAGGACTCTGTGTAATGACCACTCCAGTCTTTTTTCGAAACATTGGTGCAATTTTTGGAGGTTCAGGCAGTGGcatttcttctgtctcttcatTATCTTCATGATGAAGATCATAAGAGATATTTCCATATTCTCGCAAGAATGGGAAAATTTCAAGCAGGAACTGGCAAAAGTCTTTGCGAATTCCAAACCACCCTAAAATAAACCAGATCATTTTACACTATTAACAGAATAAACAATTAAGTAAGACAGACCATTTAAGGTCTCTTGATTGCTTGCATATAAATATGATTTGTTAATGCTGCTTCTCAGTGTTCCTTATGCCTATCATAACATTACAATTTAGGTTATATACAGAAAGACAGCCTGTACAAGCATTTGCACAGTTCCATGGCTGCAAATGCATGCCTGTGCATAAATCCATCTACACATATTACAGTTACACTATCCCAGCAAGATTCCATTCCGTTTCACATATTACACAGTGTCGGGTCACATCAGTACAGAGTAGGAACACAAAAGACTTAGCATCTCAACCAAAGTAAACAGTGCCACAGGGAAGGACACTGAAACCTTACAACTGCTtgaaaacagcaacagaaaagccctttttaaaaatacaaatcttaataaaatacatttaattttaatctgtttcCAGGATTCTGAAATACTTACAGTGATTGCCTCCTTTTTGTCCAAATGTTGTTGCCATTAATGTTATCAGTGAAAGCCAGAGAGGAACAAATATGggtatgaaagaaaaagaattatgcCCATCTAGTCTGTGTACTAGCAAGATctaaatggcaaaaaaaaaaaattatgtaatgtCAGTTTGATTGCAATACTCACTTTCAAACTGCTTAAAGCTTATGCTGGATCTGAAATCTTTAATTTCACACatctctgaggaaaaaatggcCTTCACAGAAGCATTTATAGTTCCAATGTGATACAGATTTTACTCAAGAAACTTTAAGGGAACATAGATTTCTTAGGCTGCAGGTGGGACATTGATCCTTATCTCTAcgggagatatcctctgctaaggggccatctgttaaaaacccagtggggcagtgttctttatcttttccacaacccatccttctTCCAGGGGAGATACCTTCCattaatgggccattgagtcccactgcatgactgataaaattacatcatcccacagtgagatgctccacccagggggaggagccaagcatttcctacctagataaaatctgatatttggaacatcagagcagcctttttctgctagattccagaggaaaaccggacctttccacatcatcactggaccttcgGAGGAAagctgcacccttctacaggatcactgcttcagctgaaccacatctgtcactccaggaggactgcagccaccatttaatcaaGCTTGCTACCCTGAATGACGGGGtatcaggttgtattctgactctgtcagtgttttaggtttgttttttgtaatactgtatttcaattttaattttttctagtaaagaactgttattcctattcccatatctttgcctgagaaacccttaattttaaaattataataatttggagggagaaggtttacattttacatttcaaCAGAAgatcctgcctttcttagcagacacctgtctttcaaaccaagacaataGAATTCTCATTTGTGTTTCATATTTGCtgttagtattttattttaaaacaaagagcGGCATTCTCATTTCAGTAAGTTAAAAAATCATCATTCATTACTTTCTGAAAAGGAACAAGACATATCATATTTGTTATGGCTTTTCCTACCTCAAATGTGAGCAGTGGAACTACAATTGTCATCCAGCTGACAGCCATGGTTATGTGTGTCCTCCTCTGCTCAGCAATCACATCCATGGAGCGCAGGAACAGCACAGACCACACGATGTAATAGAGGACAACgaggcacaggaaggacatCAAGATCCACAGTGGAACACAGACAACCTGAAAGAaagacacctttttttttgtttcagttgtggattgtttttttaatatgtaaagAGAGTCTATGTATTAAGCCTAAACAAGAAAATTAGGTTTTCAACTAATACAACATCTAACAGAAGGGCATGAAACGCGTGTGTTGTTTCAAAACAAATCAGTTCAGGGGTTTCCCAACTTTCTAAACTCCATTAAGCTGAaacaatttgaaattaaggCTATGTAGTTCCACTTTGCTAAGACTTCTGTGATTTAGCGTGGGCTCAAACTGTACTTGAAACTGTTTTTTAGCAAGTACTTTCTACACTGGATACCTTACTTTAAAGGGTTTCAATTATTTctcaagtttgttttttttcttacaataGAAAGGACAGACAACCAGTTTTATGGTAATTTACAAAAACCCACATACAGAAACAGCGCTTTTGTATTCTAAAGGGACTTGGGACAGGACATCTCAGCAGTTTTGACAGTGACTACCTGCAAAGTAAGTGGATTTACATTCATGGTAACACAACAAATAAGACTAGTTATTTACCAATACATTCTCTAACTTACCAATAATTTTCATGTCTTGTTTAGTGTTCCCATTGGGAACTTTGGGTGAGAATTTCCCTTTCAACTGCTGCTCAGAGACTAGCTGCAGTTGATGGCACATTCCTCATCCCTCACAGGATGATGTGCCCAAAGAACAGCCTCTGATTCCCATGGTCACTGAATGAAATGCCAGACCTTCAGTGAAGGATTGCTAAGCAAGCAAAAATGGGATCATGGACTCATCATGTATTAACTGTTCCCTAGAATAAGTACTTTaaagaaattcagcatttaaaCAGAGATAAGAAGAAAAGACTGGTTACATACAAGCCATGGCCATCTGATGATCTCATCTAGTCTGAGTGCAATAAATATGAATTGCAGAATATTGACTGAACACAAGATTTCCagctagaaaaagaaaacaaaacattactTAACTCTTAATATGATAAACTTACTTCCAGAATAACCAATGAACCTGTCAAAGCACTTCTCTGACCCCATTCTTACCagtgaaatatgaaaatttatttgcatttacattttctatTACTAGACATCCCTAAATCTGTGTGGGTGTGATCCCAACCACATAATGTAGAGTCAGCTGTTTTCAAGATCTTCctagtatttaaaaaatttttttaaaaaggcacttAGACTACttagagaaataagaaaagccAAACTAATCAGAATGAAAAAAGCAAGGCATCAGAAAACAACTGTACTTTTCatacaagaaattatttcactcCCATTTGCAGGTGAGTGCATTTACAGGCGAGTGCAATTAATTGGACTACGTAGTCTTCTGTATTGTGCTATCCTGAGAGACAAACTGCCACATAATTGATCCCAAGTCCTGCATTGCCACGACTTTTACACATCATAAATGAAAACTCACCTCCAGAGACCTGTCGTGTCGGAATCCCCACACACAAGCTGCAACTGAGACTGGAGACACAAAGAACAGTGGCATGAAGACCAGAAGCCAGAAATGAGTTCCTCTTTCAATCCTGTCACACACCAGGACTTCAAACATCAGCAATAGCAGGTGGATGCCTACTGCAATTAACATAGCTTTGAACTCCACACAGgtttctccttctgctctgaAGAGAGGATAAGGAAAAATTTACTTGCCTGTAAGAAAGCACATTATCCTGCAAACATCCCAGGACATTTACTTGAGCTTCAGCTATTAACGcttatttttaagaaacataCACATTATACCCATTAAACTCCACTCCTGATGACCTAATCAGATTTCTTGCTGATAAAGTTGCACATTGGAAGTATTTTAGTCAAAGGGTGCAGTGGGATTTTCACAATTTGAAAAAATTTTAAGGATTCCATAGCTGGGCAGATAGAATAGGATTTCTTTCCTAGTGTATCAACAATCAGCTGTCATGCAGGCTGTTAGGAAATAAGCTAAATTTAAAATGATCTGTTTGATTTCTGCACCAGCATTCCTTGAATCAACATCTTTCCctagaatttatttatttacctaaGTCAGAGTATTGCAACAGATATTTTCTGTTACTAACAGTAAAATGCATGTAAAAtaacagcacacacagagcttcTCACTACACCACTAGAACCCATTACTGGAAGTAGCAAACAAGACCTGAACCACACCACATGTGGGTGTACCGGGAGATCTGTGCaccaaaatttttcatttaatattcaCCACAGACAGAAAAGTGCATTTACTGCACTACATTTaaggtaatttttcttttcacctggGACCTTCAAATTCACATTCTACTCAAATTACCAAAAAACTCAACAGTGATATGTTTAAAGATGTGGAAGTTATTTTGTCCTAGATTGACAAGACATAACATTCCCTCTGTTTTGCCAAACAAACATCATCAACTTACCGATACTGTGGGTTTCGGGCCCATACTCCTGTTCCCACTGAGGCACCAACAATCACCATTAACTTCCACAGCCATATTGGAGCAAACACAGCCCAGTAACTCCACTGAATTTTGTCATCCAGACGtagagagagcagcacagagaagagcagcaggcaggcatAAATAAGGAATTTGCTattgaacaaacaaacaaaaaaacccagtgagGAATCAAGGCAGGCTTGATTAAAAAAGCACATTAGCTTTGTAGAGGACAACAAAATTAGTCACAGCCGAAATTTCACTGGGATACTTCCTAAGAGAAAATATGTCAAGCTTATTTACAAAGAATCAAATATTTCATCATAGATACAGCACAGGTGGTCATCTCTTTCACTTATAAAATCATTGCTTCAAGGAAACACATCAAAAGCATTTTGGCATAACAATCTCATTGAATGGACTGAGATAAAGTTCCCTTCCACAAGGATCCAGTCAGGAGCTGCATTATTAAAGGCTCACAAATATACCAGCTGTACATGTTTCTAAAAAATGTGTTCTCTCATATAAATCAAATGAAGTAGCTTTTGATATTCAAAACTGAGTTACATTATTTATGAAATTTCATCCACACCAATTTTAACTACAGGTTAAAAGTTATTATGAATTGTAAATTCACATTCAGTTAAAAAACCAATactgtagaaaagaaaaatccaacaCTTTTAGCAAAGTTACCTATTATACACTGAAGTTTCTCACTGGAATATTGAGGGTGATGcttaaaaaatttgaaatagcTACATTGATACAGTTTATAACGAAGACAATTTAAGAATGAATAAACATATCCAGAATACttgagcagtggcacagcaacTTCTTGTACCACCAAAAATCAGACAGAACAATTACAGAGAAGACGATT includes:
- the TMEM185A gene encoding transmembrane protein 185A isoform X1 — its product is MNLRGFFQDFNPSKFLIYACLLLFSVLLSLRLDDKIQWSYWAVFAPIWLWKLMVIVGASVGTGVWARNPQYRAEGETCVEFKAMLIAVGIHLLLLMFEVLVCDRIERGTHFWLLVFMPLFFVSPVSVAACVWGFRHDRSLELEILCSVNILQFIFIALRLDEIIRWPWLVVCVPLWILMSFLCLVVLYYIVWSVLFLRSMDVIAEQRRTHITMAVSWMTIVVPLLTFEILLVHRLDGHNSFSFIPIFVPLWLSLITLMATTFGQKGGNHWWFGIRKDFCQFLLEIFPFLREYGNISYDLHHEDNEETEEMPLPEPPKIAPMFRKKTGVVITQSPGKYVIPPPKLNIDMPD
- the TMEM185A gene encoding transmembrane protein 185A isoform X2 gives rise to the protein MVIVGASVGTGVWARNPQYRAEGETCVEFKAMLIAVGIHLLLLMFEVLVCDRIERGTHFWLLVFMPLFFVSPVSVAACVWGFRHDRSLELEILCSVNILQFIFIALRLDEIIRWPWLVVCVPLWILMSFLCLVVLYYIVWSVLFLRSMDVIAEQRRTHITMAVSWMTIVVPLLTFEILLVHRLDGHNSFSFIPIFVPLWLSLITLMATTFGQKGGNHWWFGIRKDFCQFLLEIFPFLREYGNISYDLHHEDNEETEEMPLPEPPKIAPMFRKKTGVVITQSPGKYVIPPPKLNIDMPD